The following coding sequences are from one Triticum dicoccoides isolate Atlit2015 ecotype Zavitan chromosome 4A, WEW_v2.0, whole genome shotgun sequence window:
- the LOC119286575 gene encoding F-box/kelch-repeat protein At2g44130-like: MMNPKSRVQEWEADHVELIPGMPDDVAVDCLARVPHGSYRSMRRVCRGWRSAAAAPEFALARAEAGANEDLVFLMQFGNPVAGDDGAPENAPAYGVAVYNVTTGEWHRESSAPPVPMFAQCAAVGTRVAVMGGWDPKTFEPVADVNVLDAATGVWRRGAPMRSARSFFACAEAGGKIYVAGGHDKLKNALKTAEAYDAEADGWDPLPDMSEERDECDGMATVAGDRFLAVSGYRTGRQGGFERDAEWFDPATREWRRLERVRAPPSAAHVVVRGRVWCIEGTAVMEWRGERRGWLEVGPYPPGLKAGTARAVAVGGGERVVVTGAIESEGGGGGHALWVFDVKSKNWTVVRPPPQFAGFVFSLASVRV; the protein is encoded by the coding sequence ATGATGAACCCAAAGAGCCGTGTCCAAGAGTGGGAGGCCGACCACGTCGAGCTCATCCCGGGGATGCCCGACGACGTCGCCGTCGACTGCCTGGCGCGCGTCCCGCACGGGTCCTACCGCTCGATGCGCCGCGTGTGCCGCGGCTggcggagcgccgccgccgccccggagtTCGCCCTGGCGCGCGCCGAGGCCGGAGCCAACGAGGATCTGGTCTTTCTCATGCAGTTTGGCAACCCGGTGGCCGGGGACGACGGGGCGCCCGAGAACGCCCCGGCGTACGGCGTGGCCGTGTACAACGTCACCACCGGGGAGTGGCACCGCGAGAGCTCCGCCCCGCCGGTGCCGATGTTCGCCCAGTGCGCGGCCGTGGGCACCCGCGTCGCCGTGATGGGCGGCTGGGACCCCAAGACCTTCGAGCCCGTGGCGGACGTCAATGTGCTGGACGCCGCCACCGGCGTCTGGCGCCGCGGCGCGCCGATGCGGTCCGCGCGCTCCTTCTTCGCCTGCGCCGAGGCGGGCGGCAAGATCTATGTCGCCGGCGGGCACGACAAGCTCAAGAACGCGCTCAAGACGGCGGAGGCGTACGACGCTGAGGCCGACGGCTGGGACCCGCTGCCGGACATGTCGGAGGAGCGCGACGAGTGCGACGGCATGGCCACCGTCGCCGGCGACCGGTTCCTCGCCGTGAGCGGGTACCGCACGGGGCGCCAGGGAGGGTTCGAGCGGGACGCCGAGTGGTTCGATCCGGCGACCCGCGAGTGGCGCCGCCTGGAGCGCGTGCGCGCCCCGCCGTCGGCGGCTCACGTGGTGGTGCGCGGCCGCGTGTGGTGCATCGAGGGCACGGCCGTGATGGAGTGGCGCGGGGAGCGCCGGGGCTGGCTCGAGGTGGGCCCCTACCCGCCTGGTCTCAAGGCCGGCACGGCGCGCGCGGtcgccgtcggcggcggcgagcgcgtGGTGGTCACCGGCGCCATCGAgtccgagggaggcggcggcgggcacgCGCTGTGGGTATTCGACGTCAAGTCCAAGAACTGGACCGTGGTGCGCCCTCCGCCGCAGTTCGCCGGCTTCGTCTTCTCCCTGGCCTCCGTCCGCGTGTGA